AGGTGAAGACACCACAGAAGGGAAGTCGTGCCAGTGACTGATTCCTCGTTTTTCTTGCAGCAGCAACCAGCGGAGCAACCCACCCCGCCGGAAGCGAAGCCGGTCCCTGCGCCGGGACGGGGGCCCAATGCGCAGATAGACAGCATCGTGCAGTTCGGACAACCCGCACCCCCACCGAAGATGCCGAGCGAAATCCAGTGTCTTAGTATCGTTGGGCAAATTGAAGGGCACCTCATTCTACCCCCTAACAACAAGACGACGAAGTACGAACACGTGATTCCCCAACTGGTGGCCATTGAGCAGAACAAAAACATCAAGGGCCTTTTGGTGATCCTAAATACCGTCGGGGGAGATATCGAGGCGGGTCTAGCCATCGCCGAGATGATCGAAAGCATTTCCAAACCAACCGTATCCTTGGTGCTGGGGGGTGGCCATTCCATCGGGGCCCCTATCGCGGTAGCCGCTGATTATTCCTTCATCGCGGACACTGCCACTATCACCATCCATCCCATCCGGCTGACGGGGTTTGTCATTGGCGTGCCCCAAACCTACGAGTATCTGGACAAGATGCAGGATCGGGTGATCCGCTTCCTTATTGAACATTCCAGAATCGAAGAGGCGAAACTGCGGGAACTCATGTTCCGGACCGGGGATTTGGTCCAGGATGTGGGTACGGTGCTCATCGGTAAGGACGCGGTGGAAGTGGGGCTCATTGACCAGGTGGGGGGACTGAAGGATGCCCTGAACCATCTGGAGCTGTTGATTGCCCAAAGGGAAAAGGAGAAGTCCAGTGACCCGGTGTTGGTCTAGGGGGGTGATCCCGTGTTGTATACCATCGTTCCCGCACACGTGATCTTTCCAGAGCAGTACCAAGGGGTGGAGAAGCAACAGTTGTGGTCGATGCAGTATCGGGGGGTGGAGGTGGTGGTCCAAAGGGGGGCCGGCGGCCAGGCGGAGATTGTGCGCCTGTTGAGTACAGATCCCAACGACTACCTCGATCCCATGCTGCAGCCGGGTATGACCCTGCCTGCCTTCTAGGACAAATACCCCTTTGCTTCTATTCATGTTTGGTCCAATTGGTCATAGAATTCTATGGGCGGAGAAAATGACCGATGGCTCCTTTGGTGATGATGTCTCATATACTGACGGTGTAAGTTGGTGGTGAGACAGATGAAGCTGGTCCAGGCCACGCCGGGGTTGTTCTATCGGATTCGGCGGATCGGGGATCCCTGGTTGCGGGATCAGGCCTTGCGCTTTGGGATCGGTGAGGGAGCTGTGATCCATTGCGACTATGTCCTCACCAAAGGTCCGGTGATCATCTCCCGGTATAGGCAGCAATTGGCCATCGGTCATGAACTGGCCCGAAAAATCGAGGTGGCTTATCACCTTGACGGGGTGGCCAATTGTGCGCAAGTTTTCCCAGTCGAGATGGATCGCGTTGGTGGGAAATCCCAATGCCGGTAAATCAGCGGTCTTTCACGCCCTCACCGGGATGTATGTGGAGGTCTCCAATTATCCTGGCACCACAGTAGACGTGCATCGAGCTGCCTATGGTGGGGACCTTCTGATAGATACCCCAGGTATCTATGGACTGTCCATGCTCAACGATGAAGAACGGGTGGCTAGGGAAATCATCCTGCAGGCTGACTGTGTGGTCAACGTGGTGGACGCGGTCAGGTTGCAGCGGGACCTTTTCCTTACCTTACAGCTTGTCGATCTAGGTGTACCTATGGTCCTTGCCCTTAACATGATGGATGAGCTAGAGCAAGCCGGCATGAAAATTGATATGGCAAAGCTTTCTAACCTGTTAGGGATCCCGGTGGTGCCCTTGGTGGCGATCCGGGGGGAAGGTATCGACCAGTTGCGGACCGAATTGGCCCGTCCCCGCCGGGGGCGGAGGGACCCCTGGCTGCAGACCCAGCTCGACCAGTTGCATAGACAATGCCCTG
This DNA window, taken from Bacillota bacterium, encodes the following:
- a CDS encoding translocation-enhancing protein TepA produces the protein MPSEIQCLSIVGQIEGHLILPPNNKTTKYEHVIPQLVAIEQNKNIKGLLVILNTVGGDIEAGLAIAEMIESISKPTVSLVLGGGHSIGAPIAVAADYSFIADTATITIHPIRLTGFVIGVPQTYEYLDKMQDRVIRFLIEHSRIEEAKLRELMFRTGDLVQDVGTVLIGKDAVEVGLIDQVGGLKDALNHLELLIAQREKEKSSDPVLV
- a CDS encoding ribonuclease; protein product: MLYTIVPAHVIFPEQYQGVEKQQLWSMQYRGVEVVVQRGAGGQAEIVRLLSTDPNDYLDPMLQPGMTLPAF
- a CDS encoding ferrous iron transport protein A; this encodes MKLVQATPGLFYRIRRIGDPWLRDQALRFGIGEGAVIHCDYVLTKGPVIISRYRQQLAIGHELARKIEVAYHLDGVANCAQVFPVEMDRVGGKSQCR